In the Augochlora pura isolate Apur16 chromosome 7, APUR_v2.2.1, whole genome shotgun sequence genome, ATGCCGTGTTTATCCAGCACATTTTTTTGTACATGGCGAAACTAATTACCGtttctattattacaatttgaaCCAGAACTCTTACTACTGGGaacttcaataaaaaaaaagtagtaCAATTGAACATGTACGGATACTCGGATCTATGGTCTCTTCTTTGAGAGAAGATATATCCGAAGTCATAATAGTTATGAGCAGTTGTTATGAATTCAGGTACTATACTTCGAAAAATGGAGTATAAATTGAAGGAATTAACGGATTACTTGGATTCGGGTATCCACTGATTCGATCAATAGTAAAAGCCATAAATCTAGACGGTTCGGTTTATTTATCTGCACGGGTACGCACGAAATGTTGAACATGCATGCGAGTACACCGATCGCGTCTTATTCCTTTCCCGTTTATAACTGTTCCAGCTTTTCTCTTGGTTTTCGACGGCTCtcgtttttctatttctgtcGGGTCGCTAAAGGTCAAAGACGATAAATCAGCATCGTTTTTCTCGCTTCCCAACGTTCTGATCGCGTGAAGGCTTCCTGAAAGTTGTTGCGTTTGCCGACGCTTCTTAACCGAGCATAACGAAAACGTtactccttctctctctcttctctgttGAATAGTCAGCTTCGAGAGGTGGTGCAGATTGCGAGGGAAcctattgttttatttcaagtcACGGGAACAATGGTCGGAACCTCTGGGAGTGATAATACTCGAACAATGCTTTGTTCGTGTGGAACAAGCGAGCAACCAGGTTCCGTATGGGTTCAGTATAGGTAAGTTTCTTACGATCTTTCCCTCCCTGTCGCCCGCTATTTAACAACACGGTTGAACCGCGGAGTTCGCTGTTTCAGTTTTCGAGGGAGGCCTGTTTCAAGCGTTGGGTGCGAACTCTGCCGATGAACGCGACAGCTGGTTGCAAGCTCTCCAGTTGGCCAGCTACGAATGCATGCGAAGCCAATTGTTGGCGCTCAGACAACGAATTGAAGCGTTCAGTGGGCATAAACACGACACCGACATCCAAATGTTACGACTGCAACGCGGTATCTTGACTGGTAATACGAATCTCTACTCGCGAGTTGTACTTTTCTATTATCGGTACAGCGGGACGAGTCAGTAAATGGAAACATGTTACTTATATAGGGTGTTCACCAAAATCCTAATGATAAGGATTTCCAACGAATAGTTATGATGATAACAtcatatatacagggtgtcccaggtTTTAATGTTGAAACTGTCTCAGTGTATTCTATGGCACAaagtaaacaaaaaataatatgtaaacatAGGTCATATAGAGCTTTATTAAGAAGTTGTAACAAAAATGCAGAAGAGGAATAGTAATCAACTTGCTGTTACTGCGAGCATTGGCTCGAATAGATCAGTACATGCCGTGTGTCATGTTACATGTCATGAAAACAAAAAGTTTTGCTaaatctcaaaaatagcctGAAGTCACGTCCGCACCGTAATCATAAACTGCGCCCTTGACCagcaaaattcatttcaatgttTGGTGACCTCAGATAGTAAACATAGCTTACATAAACACACTGAAAAACACAATATTGTTGATCTATTCAAGTCAATGCTTGCAGTAACAGCAAGTTATTTAAGTTATTTAAGCAACTCTtccgaatttttgttataacttcttaataaagctctatatgacctatatttacattacattttctttactttgTGCCATAGAATACACTAACAAAGTTTCAACATTAAAACCGGAGACATCCTGTATATTGTATCAAGTAGAACCTTTTGTATGTTAATCCCCAGAAAAGGTCTACCAAAAGTTGGCTCTGTTACAGATGTTtcgattacatttattatctCGTTTCATTGAACAAGCTGTAAGCATCACTCTAtgtagaaattgaaaaaaaagggggaaaatattttctgaccGCTTTCTCACGACCAGATCCGGCCGAGATACCGATGTGCGAAATATCGTTGACTTGTGACAACCTACTATGCGACGGACACGGCCGACCGCCGAATCCCGTGTTGGAGGTAGACGTTCAGCCGAAAGGTTCGAAAACATGGATCAAGTATGCGCGAACGGAAGTTATGGAGGTAAGCTCTtcaggagaaaaaaaaagaaattaggCAAAACTAAAGGTAGTAAGGTATTAAACAAAGGTACTTCTTTACGCAGCGAAGCAGCAATCCCGGTTTTCTAACAACCGTCAGCTTCCGCGCAAGCGACGGTTTAAACTCGGACACAAAAGCGAGAATAACAGCGTATGATGTTAGGGAGAGGGTGAGTCAAACGGCCACACCTATAGGGAGTGTGATCGTGACGCTGAACGCGATTCAAGATACTCCCAGGTAATTTGGATGGCTCTCGTTCCGCGAACGCGTTTTCCCTTCCTTTCGTTACGATGCTCGTCGAGCTGTCGCGTCTCTGACTAGCGATCGCAATGTTTCAGGTTAAGGATACCGTTGAAGTCCGCAAAAACAACTACCGTCGGCTTTCTGACTATCAACGCGTGGAATTTGGAAGCGGAAGACAAAGGCAACAGCACGGAGAGCACTCCGTCAAAGGAATCCACTTGCGGGCCGAATCAACAGGTAAAGGAATAGATAACTTTCTGTTAGTTTCTAGTTTCtcgtttttcatttcgaacaTACCTATCGATTTTCATTGTTCCGCATCGTGTTCGTACAGGTACTTGCACACAGGCGCTCGCAGTCTTTGCCACCTCGTCTGGGAACGAAAATCAAACTTCCACATCAGGGCCAACTGAAACTTCTTTTCGCGAACCCATACGTGCAAACTTACAGGTGGGtcgcataaaaaaatatcgaaagaaaCTTTGGTTTGGTTATGTCTGCAATGTACAAATCTTTTAGGTTTCACTCTGGTTTGGGTGGGGACATCTGTGTTCATGAAATCATGGCTGAAAGTAAACTTTGCTTTCTGTTCCCTCAACATTTACTGTGAGTAACCTAGCgcaaatattcatttcattctcCCTTTCACTTTGTTCATATCTGTGTACACATAGATTTTTGTTATCTATTTGATCGATGCTTATTACGTATCATCTTTTCAGTGCAATTTGGATTCAAGAGGAGAAGGAATTGCTGCAAGAGGTCGCTGGGATGGGCGAGTTGCGAGAACCTTGGCACACCAAACAAATCGAGTTACTCGATCGCCATCTACACCTTTTGCACCTCTATTCGCAAGCGAAGGAGAATTTATCGGCCTTCAAAGGTAATAGCGCATCTCACGAGTCGACTTTCGAAacctgtttcttttttcgtgtCTTTTTACAtgtttgtttcttcttttttctagGGAGTTACTTTAAACGGTCGCTGCGCAGAGATGATAGGACTCTTGAGTTCGCACCTCTGAATCTGCATCTTCAAAGGATGTGGGTTCACAATGACACCTTGAACAAGTGCGGATTTTACGATTTGATAACGGTTGGAGCTTTTACCGCACATTCGCACAAAAGTAAAAATGGAGGTCTCATAAGGTAGGTAAATCAAAGATGATGTCATCAGAATTCAAATCGGAATGAAACAAACTTTACTTTTAGATTGGTGCAAGCTTTGAAAGAATCGCCGACGCGCAGCACTCACTTGTATCAGGGGACCTCGAAGATTACTATGGCACACGATGCCATTCAGGCGATCAAGCAGCTTCGTCGCGACGTAGTCGACGCAATGCGCGCTTTGATGAAACTAGCCAAGGAAAAACAGACTAGCGGAATGTTACCTATTTGCGAGGATATGATTACGAAAACTAGAATTCTACTTAGCCTTTGGGATCCTGGTTTGGTCGAGGAAGCATTAACGTTCCTCGAGGAGTACAAAGTTGCCAAAGTTCAGGAAGACGTTACCGAGGACGCGCACAGCTTCCAGTTGAAGGCACATCAATCTTTGTCCCCTTTCAAGCGCATCACACAACAATTGAATTTCGATTTGAAGAGTCCAGATTTCGATGATTTCGTTACGCCAGACACTCCAGAATGCGTCAACGATATCTGGACAGAGGAGAACCAAAGGAATAATTATCCgtctttgtttctttcgaaGAATAATCGCATCGCTCCGAAACGAATTGGCCAGATCGGAGCTGAAGAAGCTTCGATAAAAGAGAAGTTCGTAATTTTTCCAGATGCCGAGGAAGATGCTTGCAAAGACACGATGACAAATGTTTGCCACTCGCCGATTCTCGAGCACTGTAACGATAAAGTTAACGACAACGACACCCACAACGAACACGATAACTGTAAGTACAACGATAGCAGCAGCAACGTGGCCAACGATCATGTCGCTGTCATCGAGGAGAACGACCATGAGAATGCAACGTCAAACAAGAATGTCAGCAGAAACGCGAACGTGGTGTCCGACGCGGTCGAAGCTAACGAAGACAAAGAAGAAACTCGAGGCGACCTCGATCCGTGCAAGCGATTTTTGGATACTCAAAAAATGTGCAATTCACCCTCCGCAAATTATTACAAACCGACAGACGAGCCTGAGCCATGGGATCTGACGCAATTGAATATAGAGGCGAGCGTTATGTGTCTAGTATCAAAAGTGAAATTCCTTTGTGGTCGATGCAGCAGTCCTGCTGTTCGGTTGAGAAACAAAACTATTGTGCGACGTGCGCATAGTTTGAAAGGATGTGAACAGAACAATCGAAGCCAGATTGTAGAAGTTGTGACGATACAGCCGAAAAACGACATGAAGAACGATGAATCAAGCAAACTTCTCGAGTCCGTAGAAAATCATGCGCTTCCACGACAACATTCCAGTCCTGGATTTGACAAAACAGCACCGGCTTTTTCGAAAGCAAAGGAAGGTAAGGAAACCGTACGACTTGGCTTTTTCGTTGTCTttcagtttaataattttattgttttaccTGTTCCTAATGGATAGTATGCCAAGCAGTCGATTCGATGACAAGAGTGATTAAAAGCAATTCAGGACAAAGGAACAAGTTCATCGAGGGTCTAGACTTCGCCTCAATCGTTGACTGGACCAGCGAGCTTAGACCAAGCATGAAAAAGCTACGGCAGGCCATGGACGGACTGTTGAAGACAGCGAGATTAACACACTCTGTATTTAGAGTGCAAGAGGATGCGAAGATGGCTCAGCGCGCATGTAACGTTCGATATAGACGAGACGTATGCTTTAGCCAAGCTGTAAGTTACCTGCctttttttatacatgtatgCATGTGTGCAATAATAGGTATAATAATGAATCATTGTTTTTAGCTGACCAGCTTGGTATCAGGCATTATGGCAAAGCTCTGGTGTCAGCGACCCGATCCGATGTTTCTCCTGATATTAACTACTCTTGGTCCATTGGTCTCGTTCGAAGGTCTTCTCAGTTATTACGGGGACGAGACAGACATGTGGGGAGACATGGCCGTTGCGGTCGAAGACATGCACACAGTAACGTTTACGTTGACCAGATGTGGCATTCAATCGAGGTATAcgaattgtttatatttgctGGAGCACCTGGTTTACTTTTTATACGGGTTTGGTTTCAGGTCCGAAGAAAACGGCAACGTTCCGTTGGTTCAACTGCCCTTGCCAAGGGTTGTCGGTTCTCGTGCCGCATTAACAGTGATGCTTCCAGTGCCAGATGCGATTTATTCTCTGCTACCGCTAGTTCCTTCCACTAGACAAACCATTTCATTCAATGTCACCCCGGTCTTCTTCAATGTCGGGATCAACGAAATGGCTTCTTTAGCTGAAAGCCTCGGGACGACCAAGCCTCAGGAGAAGAGCAATATGGATAACTACGAAAGGTTGAACGAATACTATTTGCGTTTCAAGAAGCTAAATCTGCCCACGGAGACGGCGTCAACTCGACGTAAGATCTGTCTTTCATTACGAGATTATATCTGCTATACTTCGATCATTGTTCTTTACACCTGTGTTGATTTGTTCTCATTAGTTGGTACAAGATCGCCGCTTGGTCAAACGCTAACAGAGTTGATGACCAATTTGAAGACGAGCGTACATGCGaaagtgaataaaaatgtagaaatactGCAGCTTTCTTCCCAAATTTGTCGGAGAATGCGCGGACTCAGATTTACTAGCTGTAAGAGTGCAAAAGATCGCACCGGAATGTCGGTCACTCTGGAGCAAGTCAATATTTTGACCAGCGAGTACCATTTAGCCGAACACGAATTCACCAGGGCTCTCGACTGCATTCGAAGGTTTGTGGTTTcttcaagaaataaattttgttcaattcaGTTCTACGATTCACTGGGGACACTTTGCGAAAGCCATTATCTGTTTTAGTGAAGGCTGTCGACGAGAAAACACATGGAAGAACATCGGAATTAGAAAGTACGCGTTTAACAGTTTACAAATTTTGACGCTTCCCAAGCTATATCGTCCACCGACTGGTACCTACGGATCAGCGCAGACATAAGTTTCTACCAAGCGAGCCAGTTTTACGGCACGAACGCGTCCAGGAAAAAGTCTTACTGTTACTAGATATATTCTAGATTCGATTCGTGCAATTCGTTGAACCTATTAAAGAGAGTGCCATTTAATTCACGCAATACCACGGGATTAGAAGAAATTTCGTATCTACGTAGAGGACGTTggatttattggaaaattgtatttttattatttctgtacaGAAAGTTTTACTCGTTAAGGTAAGGTTCATTGACCTTAGAGTCGCGATGACGATCCTCACGATGCTCCCTGAAAATGCGATCAACATACAAGGTCAATGACGGTGGATGAAATGACTTAGTGTAAAATCGGTGGATCTTGAATTACAATATCTTTGAGATTTATCTTCGTCCAATGCGTCGGAGAACAATTAACGTTCGGTTGAGACCGAACTGTACCGGACTTCCAATTTCATACGTCGTTATCGCAACATCgacaatttattgtacatcATCGTACATCATCGTGCAATGTTCTAAGAAAACAAAACGGTTCGAGTACTTCCCTAGAATTTTAGAGTTTTAGATCTTGTCAGGGAACAAGctgttttcaataaattattgaccTTACGTAACGAGCTTTTCGAACCTGTTCATTCCTGCACGCATCGAACTACCAAACGCTAAAGGCGACTAGTTCGTACCCTTGAAAAAATCGCCCGCGAAAATATCTTTGCAATCTCAGTAATTGTAAAACGAAGAATCTAAAATCCGTTAGTTTGACGGGGTCGGTAGTTCTAGCGTTAAGTAATTATTGGTATTAAGAATAGAAATGAGTATTTGAGTCAAGAGGTGATAATACCAGATGCCGGTCTTAAAATATCATGAGAGTAAAATGCGTGACACTTATTGAGGCACCGTTGTAACGAATTGTGGTTACTGTGTGGGAGTCGGGAGGGTGAAGGAGGAAAAGTGACctaacgaatataataataataataattaaacgaggGGTCTTTGTAGGCAAGCGAGTGAGTGGCCTCACaggtaaagaaaatgaatggTACCTTGGTACTGGCGTGTCGATGTATCGGTGTATCGGTGTCAGAGGCGCAGCTTGTAAGCACGAGACAATGCGAACACACACCTGCTGCTTGGGTTGTTGGGCTGTCGGGCCGTTGGGCTGGGCTAACGTGCTACCCGGTCCGGCCCACTTACCCCCGACCATTTACGGAAAGTACGGGAACGATATAAAACTGCCAGACTGGCATGTGCTCGTGTCAGTTGAGCTATCGGCGTCGGCGTAAAGTGATCTCTGTGCGGGTGCAGAATCTTGGCCGGTGTAGTGAATTTgaaacgagaagaaaaattattgtaaccgACGAtcgaaaatcaatattaatccGCACAAGTCTGGCTAGGCATACGAGTCTGGCTAGACTGTGCTTCCCGTGGAAATATGGCCGGGAAAACGTGGTTGTTTCGCGTTACGTTCCCTTTCGTTTCCGTAATATTAATCGCAATCGCGATAGGCGAAATTCGTGGCGATGAAAACGCGTCGGATGTGTTAAGATCATTGCAAGAGCAAGTGAACGCGCTACTGGACCACAGGCAACAGGATTACAATGCCCTCGAGGAGAGTTTAAAGCGTGCGATGGAAAAAAACACCGAGTTGTTTGTCTTGAAGAACGAAGTTAAACAACTCAGGTAAGGAATGCTTTCGATCTTTGATTTACTTTGCATTGGCGATCCTGCAagacaaaatgtatttattaacaagatCGACTTGCTTTCCCTCTTAGAAAGGAGGTAAATTCGCTTCGCGGAGGAAATGCCAGCGGGAACGAGGCGAAAAACGAGAGATTGCGAGTCAGGTGGTTGGGCAGCGCAGTGACTGAACTCCAAGGAGAAGTCGCCGACGTTCTTCGGACCAGAAACATCAGCGAAGAGCTGGCTGAGAGGTCCAGGATGAAAGGCGAGCTGGCGTTACTGAAGGGTGATATAGCCGCGGTTGGCAGAGGAATTCGAAATCTTGGCGGCAGAATTGCCAAACACGAGGCCATGCTCGGAACGATTCGCGTCGATATCTCTGCGATCGGGGAACGTTTCAGCCTGCTATCTCGCACCTGCGCCGACATTGCCAGTCAGGTAACATCTTTTCTCTGGCACTACTTGCTTTCCCCCACCCTCGCTCATTCGACCTCTCGCTTACTCAGTCTTTCTCATTTCATCCTCCCTCTCAGCCCTCCGAACCGTCCATCCTCCCTTTTCAATCCTGTCCAAGGTGTACGCTACTTTCCCTCTGGTCgtggtttcttttttctccggCATTCTCCTTATCCTTCTGTTCACCTGCTCGGGCCCGTTCGAACGCGCATCTGCCTCGACTCGAGgtct is a window encoding:
- the LOC144472924 gene encoding inositol polyphosphate-4-phosphatase type I A isoform X3 encodes the protein MRFNKQELLTLATQPSQKFEKEGILYVRERQEGFFRRTEISFERWCRLRGNLLFYFKSREQWSEPLGVIILEQCFVRVEQASNQVPYGFSIVFEGGLFQALGANSADERDSWLQALQLASYECMRSQLLALRQRIEAFSGHKHDTDIQMLRLQRGILTDPAEIPMCEISLTCDNLLCDGHGRPPNPVLEVDVQPKGSKTWIKYARTEVMERSSNPGFLTTVSFRASDGLNSDTKARITAYDVRERVSQTATPIGSVIVTLNAIQDTPRLRIPLKSAKTTTVGFLTINAWNLEAEDKGNSTESTPSKESTCGPNQQVLAHRRSQSLPPRLGTKIKLPHQGQLKLLFANPYVQTYRFHSGLGGDICVHEIMAESKLCFLFPQHLLAIWIQEEKELLQEVAGMGELREPWHTKQIELLDRHLHLLHLYSQAKENLSAFKGSYFKRSLRRDDRTLEFAPLNLHLQRMWVHNDTLNKCGFYDLITVGAFTAHSHKSKNGGLIRLVQALKESPTRSTHLYQGTSKITMAHDAIQAIKQLRRDVVDAMRALMKLAKEKQTSGMLPICEDMITKTRILLSLWDPGLVEEALTFLEEYKVAKVQEDVTEDAHSFQLKAHQSLSPFKRITQQLNFDLKSPDFDDFVTPDTPECVNDIWTEENQRNNYPSLFLSKNNRIAPKRIGQIGAEEASIKEKFVIFPDAEEDACKDTMTNVCHSPILEHCNDKVNDNDTHNEHDNCKYNDSSSNVANDHVAVIEENDHENATSNKNVSRNANVVSDAVEANEDKEETRGDLDPCKRFLDTQKMCNSPSANYYKPTDEPEPWDLTQLNIEASVMCLVSKVKFLCGRCSSPAVRLRNKTIVRRAHSLKGCEQNNRSQIVEVVTIQPKNDMKNDESSKLLESVENHALPRQHSSPGFDKTAPAFSKAKEVCQAVDSMTRVIKSNSGQRNKFIEGLDFASIVDWTSELRPSMKKLRQAMDGLLKTARLTHSVFRVQEDAKMAQRACNVRYRRDVCFSQALTSLVSGIMAKLWCQRPDPMFLLILTTLGPLVSFEGLLSYYGDETDMWGDMAVAVEDMHTVTFTLTRCGIQSRSEENGNVPLVQLPLPRVVGSRAALTVMLPVPDAIYSLLPLVPSTRQTISFNVTPVFFNVGINEMASLAESLGTTKPQEKSNMDNYERLNEYYLRFKKLNLPTETASTRLGTRSPLGQTLTELMTNLKTSVHAKVNKNVEILQLSSQICRRMRGLRFTSCKSAKDRTGMSVTLEQVNILTSEYHLAEHEFTRALDCIRSEGCRRENTWKNIGIRKYAFNSLQILTLPKLYRPPTGTYGSAQT
- the LOC144472924 gene encoding inositol polyphosphate-4-phosphatase type I A isoform X4 — protein: MRFNKQELLTLATQPSQKFEKEGILYVRERQEGFFRRTESTGKKSDNKFQKGKTHKTLRDFSCVTASTSKVSFERWCRLRGNLLFYFKSREQWSEPLGVIILEQCFVRVEQASNQVPYGFSIVFEGGLFQALGANSADERDSWLQALQLASYECMRSQLLALRQRIEAFSGHKHDTDIQMLRLQRGILTDPAEIPMCEISLTCDNLLCDGHGRPPNPVLEVDVQPKGSKTWIKYARTEVMERSSNPGFLTTVSFRASDGLNSDTKARITAYDVRERVSQTATPIGSVIVTLNAIQDTPRLRIPLKSAKTTTVGFLTINAWNLEAEDKGNSTESTPSKESTCGPNQQVLAHRRSQSLPPRLGTKIKLPHQGQLKLLFANPYVQTYRFHSGLGGDICVHEIMAESKLCFLFPQHLLAIWIQEEKELLQEVAGMGELREPWHTKQIELLDRHLHLLHLYSQAKENLSAFKGSYFKRSLRRDDRTLEFAPLNLHLQRMWVHNDTLNKCGFYDLITVGAFTAHSHKSKNGGLIRLVQALKESPTRSTHLYQGTSKITMAHDAIQAIKQLRRDVVDAMRALMKLAKEKQTSGMLPICEDMITKTRILLSLWDPGLVEEALTFLEEYKVAKVQEDVTEDAHSFQLKAHQSLSPFKRITQQLNFDLKSPDFDDFVTPDTPECVNDIWTEENQRNNYPSLFLSKNNRIAPKRIGQIGAEEASIKEKFVIFPDAEEDACKDTMTNVCHSPILEHCNDKVNDNDTHNEHDNCKYNDSSSNVANDHVAVIEENDHENATSNKNVSRNANVVSDAVEANEDKEETRGDLDPCKRFLDTQKMCNSPSANYYKPTDEPEPWDLTQLNIEASVMCLVSKVKFLCGRCSSPAVRLRNKTIVRRAHSLKGCEQNNRSQIVEVVTIQPKNDMKNDESSKLLESVENHALPRQHSSPGFDKTAPAFSKAKEVCQAVDSMTRVIKSNSGQRNKFIEGLDFASIVDWTSELRPSMKKLRQAMDGLLKTARLTHSVFRVQEDAKMAQRACNVRYRRDVCFSQALTSLVSGIMAKLWCQRPDPMFLLILTTLGPLVSFEGLLSYYGDETDMWGDMAVAVEDMHTVTFTLTRCGIQSRSEENGNVPLVQLPLPRVVGSRAALTVMLPVPDAIYSLLPLVPSTRQTISFNVTPVFFNVGINEMASLAESLGTTKPQEKSNMDNYERLNEYYLRFKKLNLPTETASTRLGTRSPLGQTLTELMTNLKTSVHAKVNKNVEILQLSSQICRRMRGLRFTSCKSAKDRTGMSVTLEQVNILTSEYHLAEHEFTRALDCIRRLSTRKHMEEHRN
- the LOC144472924 gene encoding inositol polyphosphate-4-phosphatase type I A isoform X1, which codes for MRFNKQELLTLATQPSQKFEKEGILYVRERQEGFFRRTESTGKKSDNKFQKGKTHKTLRDFSCVTASTSKVSFERWCRLRGNLLFYFKSREQWSEPLGVIILEQCFVRVEQASNQVPYGFSIVFEGGLFQALGANSADERDSWLQALQLASYECMRSQLLALRQRIEAFSGHKHDTDIQMLRLQRGILTDPAEIPMCEISLTCDNLLCDGHGRPPNPVLEVDVQPKGSKTWIKYARTEVMERSSNPGFLTTVSFRASDGLNSDTKARITAYDVRERVSQTATPIGSVIVTLNAIQDTPRLRIPLKSAKTTTVGFLTINAWNLEAEDKGNSTESTPSKESTCGPNQQVLAHRRSQSLPPRLGTKIKLPHQGQLKLLFANPYVQTYRFHSGLGGDICVHEIMAESKLCFLFPQHLLAIWIQEEKELLQEVAGMGELREPWHTKQIELLDRHLHLLHLYSQAKENLSAFKGSYFKRSLRRDDRTLEFAPLNLHLQRMWVHNDTLNKCGFYDLITVGAFTAHSHKSKNGGLIRLVQALKESPTRSTHLYQGTSKITMAHDAIQAIKQLRRDVVDAMRALMKLAKEKQTSGMLPICEDMITKTRILLSLWDPGLVEEALTFLEEYKVAKVQEDVTEDAHSFQLKAHQSLSPFKRITQQLNFDLKSPDFDDFVTPDTPECVNDIWTEENQRNNYPSLFLSKNNRIAPKRIGQIGAEEASIKEKFVIFPDAEEDACKDTMTNVCHSPILEHCNDKVNDNDTHNEHDNCKYNDSSSNVANDHVAVIEENDHENATSNKNVSRNANVVSDAVEANEDKEETRGDLDPCKRFLDTQKMCNSPSANYYKPTDEPEPWDLTQLNIEASVMCLVSKVKFLCGRCSSPAVRLRNKTIVRRAHSLKGCEQNNRSQIVEVVTIQPKNDMKNDESSKLLESVENHALPRQHSSPGFDKTAPAFSKAKEVCQAVDSMTRVIKSNSGQRNKFIEGLDFASIVDWTSELRPSMKKLRQAMDGLLKTARLTHSVFRVQEDAKMAQRACNVRYRRDVCFSQALTSLVSGIMAKLWCQRPDPMFLLILTTLGPLVSFEGLLSYYGDETDMWGDMAVAVEDMHTVTFTLTRCGIQSRSEENGNVPLVQLPLPRVVGSRAALTVMLPVPDAIYSLLPLVPSTRQTISFNVTPVFFNVGINEMASLAESLGTTKPQEKSNMDNYERLNEYYLRFKKLNLPTETASTRLGTRSPLGQTLTELMTNLKTSVHAKVNKNVEILQLSSQICRRMRGLRFTSCKSAKDRTGMSVTLEQVNILTSEYHLAEHEFTRALDCIRSEGCRRENTWKNIGIRKYAFNSLQILTLPKLYRPPTGTYGSAQT
- the LOC144472924 gene encoding inositol polyphosphate-4-phosphatase type I A isoform X2, translating into MRFNKQELLTLATQPSQKFEKEGILYVRERQEGFFRRTESTGKKSDNKFQKGKTHKTLRDFSCVTASTSKVSFERWCRLRGNLLFYFKSREQWSEPLGVIILEQCFVRVEQASNQVPYGFSIVFEGGLFQALGANSADERDSWLQALQLASYECMRSQLLALRQRIEAFSGHKHDTDIQMLRLQRGILTDPAEIPMCEISLTCDNLLCDGHGRPPNPVLEVDVQPKGSKTWIKYARTEVMERSSNPGFLTTVSFRASDGLNSDTKARITAYDVRERVSQTATPIGSVIVTLNAIQDTPRLRIPLKSAKTTTVGFLTINAWNLEAEDKGNSTESTPSKESTCGPNQQVLAHRRSQSLPPRLGTKIKLPHQGQLKLLFANPYVQTYSAIWIQEEKELLQEVAGMGELREPWHTKQIELLDRHLHLLHLYSQAKENLSAFKGSYFKRSLRRDDRTLEFAPLNLHLQRMWVHNDTLNKCGFYDLITVGAFTAHSHKSKNGGLIRLVQALKESPTRSTHLYQGTSKITMAHDAIQAIKQLRRDVVDAMRALMKLAKEKQTSGMLPICEDMITKTRILLSLWDPGLVEEALTFLEEYKVAKVQEDVTEDAHSFQLKAHQSLSPFKRITQQLNFDLKSPDFDDFVTPDTPECVNDIWTEENQRNNYPSLFLSKNNRIAPKRIGQIGAEEASIKEKFVIFPDAEEDACKDTMTNVCHSPILEHCNDKVNDNDTHNEHDNCKYNDSSSNVANDHVAVIEENDHENATSNKNVSRNANVVSDAVEANEDKEETRGDLDPCKRFLDTQKMCNSPSANYYKPTDEPEPWDLTQLNIEASVMCLVSKVKFLCGRCSSPAVRLRNKTIVRRAHSLKGCEQNNRSQIVEVVTIQPKNDMKNDESSKLLESVENHALPRQHSSPGFDKTAPAFSKAKEVCQAVDSMTRVIKSNSGQRNKFIEGLDFASIVDWTSELRPSMKKLRQAMDGLLKTARLTHSVFRVQEDAKMAQRACNVRYRRDVCFSQALTSLVSGIMAKLWCQRPDPMFLLILTTLGPLVSFEGLLSYYGDETDMWGDMAVAVEDMHTVTFTLTRCGIQSRSEENGNVPLVQLPLPRVVGSRAALTVMLPVPDAIYSLLPLVPSTRQTISFNVTPVFFNVGINEMASLAESLGTTKPQEKSNMDNYERLNEYYLRFKKLNLPTETASTRLGTRSPLGQTLTELMTNLKTSVHAKVNKNVEILQLSSQICRRMRGLRFTSCKSAKDRTGMSVTLEQVNILTSEYHLAEHEFTRALDCIRSEGCRRENTWKNIGIRKYAFNSLQILTLPKLYRPPTGTYGSAQT